A genomic window from Solanum dulcamara chromosome 11, daSolDulc1.2, whole genome shotgun sequence includes:
- the LOC129875269 gene encoding CBS domain-containing protein CBSX1, chloroplastic-like has product MSSISPSGLSLRRSSAAFHHQLPCLLLSPSCRKVTTFAKCFLSLRLWNSRKHFSVTASNTLTANSVEPRNGVYTVGDFMTRKDDLHVVKPSTSVDEALEILVERRITGFPVVDNGWKLVGLVSDYDLLALDSVSGTGGADANMFPEVDSNWKTFNEVQKLISKTKGKVVGDLMTPAPLVVRESTNLEDAARLLLKTKYRRLPVVDSDGKLVGIITRGNVVRAALRIKRIMEMEGQQ; this is encoded by the exons ATGTCATCTATCTCACCGTCGGGACTCTCCCTCCGCCGCTCCTCCGCCGCTTTCCACCACCAGCTGCCTTGCTTACTCTTATCTCCCTCATGCCGGAAAGTTACTACTTTCGCTAAATGTTTCCTCTCCCTACGCCTTTGGAATTCGCGCAAGCATTTCTCCGTGACCGCCAGCAACACTTTGACGGCCAATTCTGTAGAG CCAAGAAATGGTGTATATACAGTAGGTGATTTCATGACAAGAAAAGATGATCTACATGTGGTAAAACCATCAACATCTGTAGATGAAG CCTTGGAAATTTTGGTAGAACGCAGAATCACTGGTTTCCCTGTGGTTGATAATGGCTGGAAATTG GTTGGTCTTGTTTCTGATTATGATCTTTTGGCTCTGGACTCTGTATCAG GTACAGGAGGAGCTGATGCAAACATGTTCCCCGAAGTGGACAGCAACTGGAAA ACATTCAATGAGGTTCAAAAGTTGATTAGTAAGACCAAGGGGAAAGTGGTTGGTGATTTGATGACACCTGCTCCACTAGTAGTTCGGGAGTCTACCAATCTTGAGGATGCAGCAAG ACTTCTGCTCAAAACAAAATATCGTCGTCTTCCTGTTGTAGATAGTGATGGAAAGTTG GTGGGAATAATAACTAGGGGAAATGTTGTGCGAGCTGCCCTTCGTATAAAACGGATCATGGAAATGGAAGGCCAACAGTGA